The following are encoded together in the Nocardioides okcheonensis genome:
- the hisF gene encoding imidazole glycerol phosphate synthase subunit HisF, whose protein sequence is MSLAIRVIPCLDVDGGRVVKGVNFTELRDAGDPVELARLYDAEGADELTFLDISASHEGRATTMEVVSRCAEEVFIPLTVGGGVSSVEDVDRLLRAGADKVAVNTAAIHRPELVAEIADRFGNQVLVLSVDARRTSGEQRTDSGFEVTTHGGRESAGLDAIGWAVRAAELGAGEILLNAMDADGTTDGFDLDLIRAVRREVSIPVIASGGAGAVEHFPPAVEAGADAVLAATVFHFGTLSIGEVKTGLSTAGHPVR, encoded by the coding sequence ATGAGCCTCGCGATCCGCGTCATCCCGTGCCTCGACGTCGACGGCGGCCGGGTGGTCAAGGGCGTCAACTTCACCGAGCTGCGCGACGCCGGCGACCCCGTCGAGCTGGCCCGGCTCTACGACGCCGAGGGCGCCGACGAGCTGACCTTCCTCGACATCTCGGCCTCCCACGAGGGCCGCGCGACCACCATGGAGGTGGTCAGCCGGTGCGCGGAGGAGGTCTTCATCCCGCTCACCGTCGGCGGCGGCGTGAGCAGCGTCGAGGACGTCGACCGGCTGCTGCGCGCCGGCGCCGACAAGGTCGCGGTCAACACCGCCGCCATCCACCGCCCCGAGCTGGTCGCCGAGATCGCCGACCGGTTCGGCAACCAGGTCCTGGTCCTGAGCGTCGACGCCCGACGCACGTCCGGCGAGCAGCGCACCGACAGCGGCTTCGAGGTCACCACCCACGGCGGTCGCGAGAGCGCCGGGCTCGACGCGATCGGGTGGGCCGTCCGGGCCGCGGAGCTCGGTGCCGGTGAGATCCTGCTCAACGCGATGGACGCCGACGGCACCACCGACGGCTTCGACCTCGACCTGATCAGAGCCGTACGCCGCGAGGTGAGCATCCCGGTCATCGCCAGCGGGGGAGCGGGCGCGGTCGAGCACTTCCCGCCCGCCGTCGAGGCCGGCGCCGACGCGGTGCTCGCGGCGACCGTCTTCCACTTCGGCACGCTCAGCATCGGAGAGGTCAAGACCGGCCTGTCCACGGCCGGTCATCCCGTCCGCTGA
- a CDS encoding ABC transporter substrate-binding protein, with amino-acid sequence MLKTPRLAVAALATATLALTACAPTDEGGDTASDTTSDATGSESPAADECTPDAMDTVTAGTLTIATDDPAYEPWFVDNDPTNGQGYESAVAYAIAEQLGYTQDQVTWVTVPFNKVVQPGPKDFDFDVNQVSITEARRKAVDFSSGYYDVVQTVVTNKGSAIDGVTSIADLADAKLGAQVGTTSYTAITEQIQPSEDPAVFDTNDQAVQALKNGQIDGIVVDLPTAYYMAAAQLDDGVIVGQLPLPEGEPEQFGAVLGKGSALTGCVSQAVDALREDGVLDQIGQEWLAQQGAPELS; translated from the coding sequence ATGCTGAAGACGCCCCGCCTCGCCGTCGCCGCGCTCGCGACCGCCACGCTCGCGCTCACCGCCTGCGCGCCCACCGACGAGGGTGGCGACACCGCGTCCGACACGACCTCGGACGCCACCGGCTCCGAGAGCCCCGCGGCCGACGAGTGCACCCCCGACGCGATGGACACCGTCACCGCCGGCACCCTCACGATCGCGACCGACGACCCGGCCTACGAGCCCTGGTTCGTCGACAACGACCCCACCAACGGCCAGGGCTACGAGTCCGCGGTGGCGTACGCGATCGCCGAGCAGCTCGGCTACACCCAGGACCAGGTCACCTGGGTCACCGTGCCGTTCAACAAGGTCGTCCAGCCCGGCCCGAAGGACTTCGACTTCGACGTCAACCAGGTCTCCATCACCGAGGCGCGGCGCAAGGCCGTCGACTTCTCCTCGGGCTACTACGACGTCGTCCAGACGGTCGTCACCAACAAGGGCAGTGCCATCGACGGCGTGACCAGCATCGCCGACCTCGCCGACGCCAAGCTGGGCGCGCAGGTCGGCACCACGAGCTACACCGCGATCACCGAGCAGATCCAGCCCTCGGAGGACCCCGCGGTCTTCGACACCAACGACCAGGCGGTGCAGGCGCTGAAGAACGGCCAGATCGACGGCATCGTCGTCGACCTGCCGACCGCCTACTACATGGCTGCGGCCCAGCTCGACGACGGCGTGATCGTCGGCCAGCTCCCGCTGCCCGAGGGTGAGCCGGAGCAGTTCGGCGCGGTCCTCGGCAAGGGCAGCGCGCTCACCGGGTGCGTCTCCCAGGCCGTCGACGCGCTGCGCGAGGACGGCGTGCTCGACCAGATCGGCCAGGAGTGGCTGGCCCAGCAGGGCGCTCCCGAGCTGTCCTGA
- a CDS encoding amino acid ABC transporter ATP-binding protein translates to MRKSFGDHVVLRDVDLSVEPGQCVVLIGASGSGKSTLLRCINLLEVVDDGTITFEGRDITDPRVDGDEVRSRMGLVFQAYNLFPHLDVIGNVTLALRLVHGVGADEARTRGLAMLDRVGLAEKARARPDDLSGGQQQRVAIARALVANPRLMLLDEVTSALDPELVGEVLDLLTELKGEGVTMVLNTHEMGFARDVADQVCFLHDGVVHERGTPEQVLGDPREERTRAFLSRIRA, encoded by the coding sequence GTGCGCAAGTCCTTCGGCGACCACGTCGTGCTCCGCGACGTCGACCTCAGCGTCGAGCCCGGCCAGTGCGTCGTGCTCATCGGGGCGTCCGGCTCCGGCAAGTCGACCCTCCTGCGGTGCATCAACCTCCTCGAGGTCGTCGACGACGGCACCATCACCTTCGAGGGCCGCGACATCACCGACCCACGGGTCGACGGCGACGAGGTCCGCTCCCGGATGGGCCTGGTCTTCCAGGCCTACAACCTCTTCCCGCACCTCGACGTCATCGGCAACGTCACCCTCGCACTGCGGCTCGTGCACGGCGTGGGCGCCGACGAGGCGCGTACGCGGGGGCTCGCGATGCTCGACCGGGTCGGCCTGGCCGAGAAGGCCCGGGCCCGGCCGGACGACCTGTCCGGCGGCCAGCAGCAGCGGGTCGCGATCGCGCGCGCGCTGGTCGCGAACCCCCGCCTGATGCTGCTCGACGAGGTGACCTCGGCGCTCGACCCCGAGCTCGTCGGGGAGGTGCTCGACCTGCTCACCGAGCTCAAGGGCGAGGGCGTCACCATGGTGCTGAACACCCACGAGATGGGGTTCGCCCGCGACGTCGCGGACCAGGTCTGCTTCCTGCACGACGGTGTCGTCCACGAGCGCGGCACGCCCGAGCAGGTGCTCGGCGACCCGCGCGAGGAGCGCACCCGCGCCTTCCTGTCCCGCATCCGCGCCTGA
- a CDS encoding hemerythrin domain-containing protein, with the protein MGEKLSMNQVIHAAVRRDVSRTEQALRSLRDGDGDRARQVRTAWQNLVRELTHHHEAEDAIAWPFLASRGFDSRLLAQMEDEHVAMKQALAASSAAIDAVVATPTTATATAAADEVAAAREVINGHLDHEEADVEGIMGDLEDDPEWKKAASRMRPASVVDAANALAWMQDGAGERERASLRATIPAPVIAVLTTLLARRYRREVAPVWR; encoded by the coding sequence ATGGGGGAGAAGCTGAGCATGAACCAGGTGATCCACGCGGCCGTGCGCCGCGACGTGAGCCGCACGGAGCAGGCGTTGCGGTCGCTGCGAGACGGCGACGGCGACCGCGCCCGCCAGGTCCGTACGGCCTGGCAGAACCTGGTGCGCGAGCTGACCCACCACCACGAGGCCGAGGACGCCATCGCGTGGCCCTTCCTCGCCTCGCGCGGCTTCGACAGCCGGCTGCTCGCGCAGATGGAGGACGAGCACGTCGCCATGAAGCAGGCGCTGGCCGCCTCGTCCGCCGCGATCGACGCCGTGGTCGCGACGCCCACGACCGCCACCGCGACGGCGGCCGCCGACGAGGTCGCGGCCGCGCGCGAGGTGATCAACGGCCACCTCGACCACGAGGAGGCCGACGTCGAGGGGATCATGGGCGACCTCGAGGACGACCCCGAGTGGAAGAAGGCCGCCTCCCGGATGCGTCCTGCGTCGGTCGTCGACGCGGCCAACGCTCTCGCCTGGATGCAGGACGGCGCGGGGGAGCGCGAACGCGCCTCGCTGCGGGCCACCATCCCCGCCCCCGTGATCGCCGTCCTCACCACGCTGCTGGCGCGCCGCTACCGGCGCGAGGTCGCCCCGGTCTGGCGCTAG
- the priA gene encoding bifunctional 1-(5-phosphoribosyl)-5-((5-phosphoribosylamino)methylideneamino)imidazole-4-carboxamide isomerase/phosphoribosylanthranilate isomerase PriA, with translation MPSTPEQPYLELLPAVDIKGGQAVQLVQGVDGSEKRFGDPVEAALRWQEAGAEWIHLVDLDAAFGHGHNRELQARIVGTLDIQVEMSGGIRDDESLEAAMATGCRRVNIGTAALEQPEWCAKAIATYGDRVAVGLDVRGTTLAARGWTRDGGDLYETLARLDSEGCARYVVTDVNKDGMLQGPNLQLLRDVCAATDKPVVASGGVTTLDDIRALTTLVGDGVEGAIAGTALYEGRFTLEDALALTRGR, from the coding sequence ATGCCCAGCACCCCCGAGCAGCCCTACCTCGAGCTCCTGCCCGCCGTCGACATCAAGGGCGGCCAGGCCGTCCAGCTGGTGCAGGGCGTGGACGGGTCGGAGAAGCGCTTCGGCGACCCGGTCGAGGCCGCGCTGCGCTGGCAGGAGGCCGGCGCGGAGTGGATCCACCTCGTCGACCTCGACGCGGCGTTCGGCCACGGCCACAACCGTGAGCTCCAGGCGCGGATCGTCGGCACCCTCGACATCCAGGTCGAGATGAGCGGCGGCATCCGCGACGACGAGTCGCTCGAGGCCGCGATGGCCACCGGCTGCCGGCGCGTCAACATCGGCACGGCCGCCCTCGAGCAGCCCGAGTGGTGCGCGAAGGCGATCGCGACCTACGGCGACCGGGTGGCCGTCGGGCTCGACGTCCGCGGCACGACCCTCGCCGCCCGCGGCTGGACCCGCGACGGGGGAGACCTCTACGAGACGCTCGCCCGCCTCGACTCCGAGGGCTGCGCGCGCTACGTCGTCACCGACGTCAACAAGGACGGCATGCTCCAGGGCCCGAACCTCCAGCTCCTGCGCGACGTGTGCGCCGCGACGGACAAGCCGGTCGTCGCGAGCGGCGGCGTCACCACGCTCGACGACATCCGGGCGCTGACGACCCTCGTCGGCGACGGCGTCGAGGGCGCGATCGCCGGCACCGCGCTCTACGAGGGCCGGTTCACCCTCGAGGACGCGCTGGCCCTCACCCGGGGACGCTGA
- a CDS encoding ABC transporter ATP-binding protein has protein sequence MSTTTVSGTRMDTGEDIGAIATIRLGMKYSPELREGLGVTLVLAVLASCGQIVVPIAVQQTLDKGLNAPGGPRLDYVAWMGVAAALAILVTSVASYAMTSRLFTTSENGLATLRTKAFRHVHDLPLLTQNTERRGALVSRVTSDVDQVSQFLVFGGLIFVVSIGQMLVATVLMVVYSWQLALVVWLCFAPLFLSIRWFQRKLSAAYTVVRHQVGVLLGAISEPVVGAAVVRSYGVENRTQERIDTAIQDWQDAYIHAQKFTVTSFSLGGISAGLANAGVIVIGILLGFAGDMTPGKVLAFAFLVSLFVGPVQMGTQILTDAQNAIASWRRVLGILETPADLVDPGPEGEQLPRGPIDVRFADVTFAYPGGPPVLRDVDLTLAAGTRVAIVGETGSGKSTFAKLLTRLMDPSEGTVLLDGVDVRRIDSRSLRRSVVLVPQEGFLFDDTIAANVRYGRLGATEDEIRASARELGIDDWLAGLPHGLATAVGQRGESLSAGERQLVALLRAHLADPDLLVLDEATSAVDPALEMQIGRALERLMQSRTSVTIAHRLSTAEAADEVVVVAQGRVVQRGPHAALVAEEGGVYAGLHASWVAQHSRPAS, from the coding sequence ATGAGCACCACGACCGTCTCCGGGACCCGGATGGACACCGGCGAGGACATCGGCGCGATCGCCACCATCCGGCTCGGCATGAAGTACTCACCCGAGCTCCGCGAGGGCCTCGGCGTGACCCTCGTCCTGGCCGTGCTCGCCTCCTGCGGCCAGATCGTGGTGCCGATCGCGGTGCAGCAGACGCTCGACAAGGGCCTCAACGCCCCCGGCGGGCCGCGGCTCGACTACGTCGCCTGGATGGGCGTGGCGGCCGCGCTCGCCATCCTCGTCACGAGCGTCGCGTCCTACGCCATGACCAGCCGGCTCTTCACCACCTCGGAGAACGGTCTGGCCACGCTGCGCACCAAGGCGTTCCGCCACGTCCACGACCTGCCGCTGCTCACCCAGAACACCGAGCGTCGCGGCGCGCTGGTCTCCCGCGTCACCTCCGACGTCGACCAGGTCAGCCAGTTCCTCGTGTTCGGCGGCCTGATCTTCGTGGTGAGCATCGGCCAGATGCTCGTCGCCACGGTGCTCATGGTCGTCTACAGCTGGCAGCTCGCCCTGGTGGTGTGGCTGTGCTTCGCGCCGCTGTTCCTGTCGATCCGGTGGTTCCAGAGGAAGCTGTCGGCGGCCTACACGGTGGTCCGCCACCAGGTCGGCGTGCTGCTCGGCGCCATCTCCGAGCCCGTCGTGGGCGCCGCGGTGGTCCGCTCGTACGGCGTCGAGAACCGCACCCAGGAGCGCATCGACACCGCGATCCAGGACTGGCAGGACGCCTACATCCACGCCCAGAAGTTCACGGTCACCTCGTTCTCGCTCGGCGGCATCTCGGCGGGCCTCGCCAACGCCGGCGTGATCGTGATCGGCATCCTGCTCGGCTTCGCCGGCGACATGACGCCCGGCAAGGTGCTCGCGTTCGCGTTCCTCGTCTCGCTGTTCGTCGGACCGGTCCAGATGGGCACCCAGATCCTCACCGACGCGCAGAACGCGATCGCGAGCTGGCGCCGGGTGCTCGGCATCCTGGAGACGCCCGCCGACCTCGTCGACCCCGGCCCCGAGGGCGAGCAGCTCCCGCGCGGCCCGATCGACGTGCGCTTCGCGGACGTCACCTTCGCCTACCCCGGCGGCCCGCCGGTCCTGCGCGACGTCGACCTCACTCTCGCCGCCGGCACCCGCGTCGCGATCGTGGGCGAGACCGGGTCGGGCAAGTCCACCTTCGCCAAGCTCCTCACCCGCCTGATGGACCCCAGCGAGGGCACCGTGCTGCTCGACGGGGTCGACGTACGCCGCATCGACTCCCGGTCGCTGCGGCGCAGCGTGGTGCTGGTGCCGCAGGAGGGCTTCCTCTTCGACGACACCATCGCCGCCAACGTCCGCTACGGCCGCCTCGGCGCCACCGAGGACGAGATCCGCGCCTCGGCCCGCGAGCTCGGCATCGACGACTGGCTCGCCGGCCTCCCGCACGGCCTCGCCACCGCCGTCGGCCAGCGCGGCGAGTCGCTGTCGGCCGGGGAGCGCCAGCTCGTGGCGCTGCTGCGCGCCCACCTCGCCGACCCGGACCTGCTGGTCCTCGACGAGGCGACGAGCGCGGTCGACCCGGCGCTGGAGATGCAGATCGGGCGGGCCCTCGAGAGGCTGATGCAGTCGCGCACCTCGGTGACGATCGCCCACCGGCTCTCGACCGCGGAGGCGGCCGACGAGGTGGTCGTGGTCGCCCAGGGTCGGGTGGTCCAGCGCGGGCCGCACGCGGCGCTGGTCGCCGAGGAGGGCGGCGTCTACGCCGGACTGCACGCCAGCTGGGTCGCCCAGCACTCGCGCCCGGCGTCCTGA
- a CDS encoding amino acid ABC transporter permease, with amino-acid sequence MTHQVDTAWQPSPVQRERDAWRRRRTVRSAVLAAVSTVLVLGAVAVVVVSSPGWQRVQETYFDWDKAVDSFPAVLEGLWLNIRVMAICAVLIVALSLAIAVMRTIRGPVAFPLRLVGTAYVDVFRGLPLLLVIFLLGFGGPALSLEGLPTSALFWGCTALVLSYSAYVAEVFRAGIESVHPSQRLAGRSLGLSYGQTLRHVVLPQAWRRVLPPLMNDLVSLQKDSGLIAVLGVIDAIRAAQIETAIDFNYTPYVVAGALFCCLTIPMARLTDRYARKKGYHGAGGHL; translated from the coding sequence ATGACCCACCAGGTGGACACCGCCTGGCAACCCTCGCCGGTCCAGCGCGAGCGCGACGCGTGGCGCCGTCGGCGCACGGTGCGCAGCGCGGTCCTCGCCGCGGTCAGCACCGTGCTGGTCCTCGGCGCGGTCGCGGTCGTGGTGGTCAGCTCGCCCGGCTGGCAGCGGGTCCAGGAGACCTACTTCGACTGGGACAAGGCCGTCGACTCCTTCCCCGCGGTCCTGGAGGGCCTCTGGCTCAACATCCGCGTGATGGCGATCTGCGCCGTGCTCATCGTCGCGCTCAGCCTGGCCATCGCCGTGATGCGGACGATCCGCGGTCCGGTCGCCTTCCCGCTGCGGCTGGTCGGCACGGCGTACGTCGACGTCTTCCGCGGCCTCCCGCTGCTGCTGGTGATCTTCCTGCTCGGCTTCGGCGGCCCCGCGCTGAGCCTCGAGGGCCTGCCCACCTCGGCACTCTTCTGGGGCTGCACGGCGCTCGTCCTGTCCTACTCGGCCTACGTCGCCGAGGTGTTCCGCGCCGGCATCGAGTCGGTCCACCCGAGCCAGCGGCTGGCCGGCCGCTCGCTCGGCCTGTCGTACGGCCAGACGCTGCGCCACGTCGTGCTCCCGCAGGCCTGGCGCCGGGTGCTGCCCCCGCTGATGAACGACCTGGTCTCGCTGCAGAAGGACTCCGGCCTGATCGCGGTGCTGGGCGTCATCGACGCGATCCGCGCCGCCCAGATCGAGACGGCCATCGACTTCAACTACACGCCCTACGTCGTCGCCGGCGCGCTGTTCTGCTGCCTCACCATCCCGATGGCGCGGCTCACCGACCGCTACGCCCGCAAGAAGGGCTACCACGGAGCCGGAGGACATTTGTGA
- a CDS encoding ABC transporter ATP-binding protein produces MGKDAELRGTTTLDGFRVLRVGIRREPWVFTVATLGAVLFGVLTVADAWVLGWSTQHVLIPAFDDGEIGTGLLVWVVALFLAVAILRAIGIVARRLGGGIMYYRMQSHTRRGVTRQYLALPMEWHQRHPTGQLLSNAYSDVEAAWSPIMPLPMALGTVVMMVIAVVQMFLADVVMAVVGLLVFPAVVAANLLYQRYSSPLMTRAQGLRAEVSEIAHESFDGAMVVKTLGREVEETDRFGVKVRELRDVNVRAGRIRAVFDPALASLPSLGVLVVLAVGVSRVTTGATEAGDVVTVAYLLTIVSFPIRAIGWLLGEFPRSVVGYRRARSVLDARGSMSYGDLELPPASGGALLEVSGLHYSYDEAAPLLRGVDFEVRPGRTVALVGATASGKSTLTSLMTRLVDPDEGAVRLDGIDLKGLRKGELPRDVALVPQTAFMFDDTVRGNVTLGADVPDHEVWAALRTAQADGFVAALPDGLDTRLGERGTSLSGGQRQRLSLARALVRRPRLLILDDATSAVDPEVEARILASLREERAGDPASLVVVAYRKATISLADEVVHLDGGRIVGRGTHADLLASSPAYAQLVNAYETDAAEGTRA; encoded by the coding sequence GTGGGCAAGGACGCGGAGCTGAGGGGCACCACCACACTCGACGGCTTCCGCGTGCTGCGGGTCGGCATCCGTCGCGAGCCGTGGGTCTTCACCGTGGCCACGCTCGGCGCGGTCCTGTTCGGCGTGCTCACCGTCGCCGACGCGTGGGTCCTCGGCTGGTCCACCCAGCACGTGCTCATCCCCGCCTTCGACGACGGCGAGATCGGCACCGGACTCCTGGTGTGGGTGGTCGCGCTGTTCCTCGCGGTCGCGATCCTGCGCGCCATCGGCATCGTCGCGCGGCGTCTCGGCGGCGGGATCATGTACTACCGGATGCAGTCGCACACCCGGCGCGGCGTCACCAGGCAGTACCTCGCGCTCCCGATGGAGTGGCACCAGCGCCACCCCACGGGCCAGCTGCTGTCCAACGCCTACTCCGACGTCGAGGCGGCCTGGTCGCCGATCATGCCGCTGCCGATGGCGCTCGGCACCGTGGTGATGATGGTCATCGCCGTCGTCCAGATGTTCCTCGCCGACGTGGTGATGGCCGTCGTCGGGCTGCTGGTCTTCCCGGCCGTGGTGGCCGCCAACCTGCTCTACCAGCGCTACTCCTCCCCGCTGATGACCCGCGCCCAGGGCCTGCGCGCCGAGGTCAGCGAGATCGCCCACGAGTCGTTCGACGGTGCGATGGTCGTCAAGACGCTGGGCCGCGAGGTCGAGGAGACCGACCGGTTCGGGGTCAAGGTCCGCGAGCTGCGCGACGTCAACGTCCGCGCCGGCCGGATCCGCGCCGTCTTCGACCCGGCGCTGGCCAGCCTGCCGAGCCTGGGCGTGCTGGTCGTGCTCGCGGTCGGGGTCTCGCGGGTGACCACCGGCGCCACCGAGGCCGGCGATGTCGTCACCGTGGCCTACCTCCTCACCATCGTCTCGTTCCCGATCCGTGCGATCGGCTGGCTGCTCGGGGAGTTCCCCCGGTCGGTCGTCGGCTACCGCCGGGCCAGGTCGGTCCTCGACGCCCGCGGCTCGATGTCCTACGGCGACCTCGAGCTGCCGCCGGCCAGCGGTGGCGCGCTGCTGGAGGTCTCGGGCCTGCACTACTCCTACGACGAGGCGGCCCCGCTGCTGCGCGGCGTCGACTTCGAGGTCCGCCCCGGGCGCACGGTCGCCCTCGTCGGTGCCACCGCGTCCGGCAAGAGCACCCTGACCAGCCTGATGACCCGTCTGGTCGACCCCGACGAGGGCGCGGTCCGCCTCGACGGCATCGACCTCAAGGGGCTCCGCAAGGGCGAGCTGCCGCGCGACGTGGCGCTGGTGCCGCAGACGGCGTTCATGTTCGACGACACCGTGCGCGGCAACGTCACCCTCGGGGCCGACGTGCCCGACCACGAGGTGTGGGCGGCGCTGCGCACCGCGCAGGCCGACGGCTTCGTCGCGGCGCTGCCCGACGGGCTCGACACCCGCCTCGGGGAGCGCGGCACGTCGCTGTCGGGCGGCCAGCGCCAGCGGCTGTCGCTGGCCCGTGCGCTGGTGCGCCGCCCCCGGCTGCTGATCCTCGACGACGCGACCTCCGCGGTCGACCCCGAGGTCGAGGCGCGCATCCTGGCCTCGCTGCGCGAGGAGCGGGCGGGCGACCCGGCGTCGCTGGTCGTGGTCGCCTACCGCAAGGCCACCATCTCGCTGGCCGACGAGGTGGTCCACCTCGACGGCGGCCGGATCGTCGGTCGTGGCACCCACGCCGACCTGCTCGCCTCCAGCCCGGCCTACGCCCAGCTGGTCAACGCCTACGAGACCGACGCCGCCGAGGGGACCCGCGCATGA
- a CDS encoding NUDIX hydrolase: MHFTEYDLRNAAYAWIVDDRDRVLLTWWNGEGRFDPAWSLPGGGIDFDEAIRDGLVREVHEETGYDIEVGDFITDHFFTRRREGQKPFRAQRFVFHARIVGGELGTLEVGGSTDYAEWVPLAEVPAQPARAEIVDVALAAHRAGRRDA; this comes from the coding sequence ATGCACTTCACCGAGTACGACCTGCGCAACGCGGCGTACGCCTGGATCGTCGACGACCGCGACCGCGTGCTGCTCACGTGGTGGAACGGCGAGGGCCGGTTCGACCCCGCCTGGTCGCTGCCCGGCGGCGGCATCGACTTCGACGAGGCGATCCGCGACGGCCTGGTCCGCGAGGTGCACGAGGAGACCGGCTACGACATCGAGGTCGGCGACTTCATCACCGACCACTTCTTCACGCGGCGCCGTGAGGGGCAGAAGCCGTTCCGGGCGCAGCGCTTCGTGTTCCACGCCCGCATCGTCGGCGGCGAGCTCGGCACCCTCGAGGTCGGCGGGTCGACCGACTACGCCGAGTGGGTGCCGCTCGCCGAGGTCCCCGCCCAGCCGGCGCGGGCCGAGATCGTGGACGTCGCGCTCGCCGCGCACCGCGCAGGGCGGCGGGACGCATGA
- a CDS encoding alkaline phosphatase family protein, translating to MAQRRTRLLAVATAAAVALTVAGTQAGAEAGDRGERRPQPAVRPTKVVVIVVDALSKEIVDRYDMRNVEALMKDGVDTPRGYLGHTGSVTVVTHNVIATGATPKHMGWTTEGYRDVDGLLGAPGGLYITSNFGLAQMAPLQQAAGYPHLSDYLDDTGKVFTVSPKGYAAWGLSGPGSANTSTITFGSGPTCPNPDGTTTRYRQPTGWNVPAYFSAACGSRWLARRDTIYDTGQFPAQLYPATDNRYVVGADPAQQGGDVWATDAVLEVMEQEGDGWSGIFVSLPGVDKAAHMWGGVNDPEGATPGYDPMTHMRYATRTADAQVGRIMQALEDSGQLDDTLVVLTADHGSVAAGPGHFHGDFQPENDYGFFNWYYGSPANDVPYLRPQQALLPLIEGTDDGTGATNVGLSYSDSSLNVWLKDQSAAKVAEAAALMEDLPDVTAVWRRDGDHYDRVTPVRWDRMRGAERRWFATRAQELVDTQAADYGPDLIATLPDDTTYSVLGDHGGIQRAAQQVPIVFAGANTSARDLRAPVRSVDIMPTILRAMGISPTSAMDGTAYELPTRRRR from the coding sequence ATGGCTCAGCGCCGCACCCGTCTGCTCGCCGTCGCCACCGCCGCCGCGGTCGCGCTCACCGTCGCCGGCACCCAGGCGGGCGCCGAGGCCGGGGACCGCGGGGAGCGTCGCCCCCAGCCCGCCGTGCGGCCGACGAAGGTCGTCGTCATCGTCGTCGACGCGTTGAGCAAGGAGATCGTCGACCGCTACGACATGCGCAACGTCGAGGCGTTGATGAAGGACGGCGTGGACACGCCCCGTGGCTACCTCGGGCACACCGGCTCGGTCACCGTCGTCACCCACAACGTGATCGCCACCGGTGCGACGCCGAAGCACATGGGCTGGACGACCGAGGGCTACCGCGACGTCGACGGACTCCTCGGCGCCCCGGGCGGGCTCTACATCACCAGCAACTTCGGCCTCGCCCAGATGGCACCGCTCCAGCAGGCGGCCGGCTACCCGCACCTGTCCGACTACCTCGACGACACCGGCAAGGTCTTCACCGTCAGTCCCAAGGGATACGCCGCCTGGGGGCTCAGCGGTCCCGGCTCGGCCAACACCTCCACCATCACCTTCGGCAGCGGCCCGACCTGCCCCAACCCCGACGGCACGACGACGCGCTACCGCCAGCCGACCGGCTGGAACGTGCCGGCGTACTTCTCCGCCGCGTGCGGCTCGCGCTGGCTCGCCCGCCGCGACACGATTTACGACACCGGCCAGTTCCCGGCACAACTCTACCCCGCGACCGACAACCGCTATGTCGTCGGCGCCGACCCCGCCCAGCAGGGCGGCGACGTCTGGGCCACGGACGCGGTGCTCGAGGTGATGGAGCAGGAGGGCGACGGCTGGAGCGGGATCTTCGTCAGCCTCCCCGGCGTCGACAAGGCCGCGCACATGTGGGGCGGCGTCAACGACCCGGAGGGTGCCACGCCCGGCTACGACCCGATGACGCACATGCGGTACGCCACCCGGACCGCCGACGCCCAGGTCGGCCGGATCATGCAGGCGCTCGAGGACAGCGGACAGCTCGACGACACCCTCGTGGTGCTCACCGCCGACCACGGGTCGGTCGCGGCCGGCCCGGGCCACTTCCACGGCGACTTCCAGCCGGAGAACGACTACGGCTTCTTCAACTGGTACTACGGTTCGCCGGCCAACGACGTGCCCTACCTCCGTCCGCAGCAGGCGCTGCTCCCGCTCATCGAGGGCACCGACGACGGCACCGGCGCCACCAACGTCGGCCTGTCCTACAGCGACTCCTCGCTCAACGTGTGGCTCAAGGACCAGTCGGCGGCCAAGGTCGCCGAGGCCGCAGCCCTCATGGAGGACCTGCCCGACGTGACGGCGGTCTGGCGGCGCGACGGGGACCACTACGACCGGGTGACGCCGGTGCGCTGGGACCGAATGCGCGGGGCGGAGAGGCGCTGGTTCGCCACCAGGGCGCAGGAGCTCGTCGACACCCAGGCCGCCGACTACGGCCCCGACCTCATCGCGACGCTGCCCGACGACACGACGTACTCCGTGCTCGGCGACCACGGCGGCATCCAGCGTGCCGCCCAGCAGGTCCCGATCGTGTTCGCCGGCGCCAACACGTCCGCCAGGGACCTGCGGGCCCCGGTCCGGTCCGTCGACATCATGCCGACGATCCTGCGTGCGATGGGCATCTCGCCGACCAGCGCCATGGACGGCACCGCCTACGAGCTGCCGACCAGGCGCCGGCGCTGA